From Anaerohalosphaera lusitana, one genomic window encodes:
- a CDS encoding radical SAM protein, with translation MTAIISRPDTLKKLEILSADAQYDLACACSGKDDDKRVRGSEGKWIYPVSLPNGGKSVLFKTLMSNACGNDCRYCPLREDMDLRRVSLGPEETARVFMEYWRRGKVFGMFLSSGVCGSPDATMDRLNATAKILRAKHGFRGFIHLKVIPGASAGAIREAVSLASAVSLNIETPGAGKLAKLSGKKDFMRDIVEPIKMISRLTAKGERYARVKQTTQFIVGAAGESDAEIVKYMGGMYDRLKMHRIFFSAYQKGLGHEAMPGEQAEVQRAEDTFTREHRLYQVDFLLRKYGFKDEDIVYGEGGQLSLDADPKEVWAEAHPEFFPLDVNRARRKDLLRVPGLGPVTVRRIMKMRKEGKIGRIEDVGKVGKLLGKAEGFLRFD, from the coding sequence ATGACGGCGATAATTTCGAGGCCGGACACTTTGAAGAAGCTGGAGATACTGAGCGCGGATGCGCAGTATGATCTGGCTTGTGCGTGCAGCGGTAAGGATGATGATAAGCGTGTGCGGGGCAGCGAGGGGAAGTGGATATACCCGGTGAGCCTGCCGAACGGGGGCAAGAGCGTGCTGTTCAAGACGCTGATGTCGAATGCGTGCGGGAACGACTGCCGGTACTGTCCGCTGCGTGAGGATATGGATCTGCGGCGGGTGAGTTTGGGGCCTGAGGAGACGGCGCGGGTGTTTATGGAGTACTGGCGGAGGGGTAAGGTTTTCGGGATGTTTCTGAGCAGCGGGGTTTGCGGGTCGCCGGACGCGACGATGGATCGGCTGAATGCGACTGCGAAGATACTGCGGGCCAAGCACGGATTTCGGGGGTTTATTCATTTGAAGGTGATACCGGGGGCGAGTGCGGGGGCGATACGTGAGGCGGTGAGTTTGGCGAGTGCGGTTTCGCTGAATATCGAGACGCCGGGTGCGGGGAAGCTGGCGAAGCTGTCGGGGAAGAAGGACTTTATGCGGGATATCGTCGAACCGATAAAGATGATCAGCAGGCTGACGGCGAAGGGGGAGCGGTACGCGAGGGTGAAGCAGACGACGCAGTTTATCGTGGGGGCGGCTGGGGAGAGCGATGCGGAGATCGTGAAGTATATGGGCGGGATGTATGATCGGCTGAAAATGCATCGGATATTTTTCAGTGCGTACCAGAAGGGGCTGGGGCATGAGGCGATGCCGGGGGAGCAGGCGGAGGTGCAGCGTGCGGAGGATACGTTTACGCGGGAGCATCGGCTTTATCAGGTGGATTTTCTGCTGCGGAAGTATGGGTTTAAGGATGAGGATATTGTGTACGGTGAGGGCGGGCAGTTGTCGCTGGATGCGGATCCGAAGGAGGTGTGGGCGGAGGCGCATCCGGAGTTTTTCCCGCTGGACGTTAACCGGGCGAGGCGGAAGGATCTTCTGCGTGTGCCGGGGTTGGGGCCTGTGACGGTGCGGCGGATCATGAAGATGCGGAAGGAGGGGAAGATCGGGCGGATCGAGGATGTTGGGAAGGTCGGAAAGCTGCTGGGCAAGGCGGAGGGGTTTTTGCGGTTTGATTGA
- a CDS encoding SEL1-like repeat protein produces MAKKNNDRKIESLKKTADHGNMYAQYELANAYFFGRGAPQDHETALKYYRLAAKQNLPEAQYMVGHCYYHGLGTRKSYKTALNWFEKAAGRGNPQAHGYIGEAYKYGNGVPQDRAKALPHFKVAAKAGDSIAQVDLAYSLWEGIGTRKNRPQSINWYRQAAHQNNERGQFNLGLCYLFGEGVRKDIKTAFKWFHLAAENGHPRSMFWVGHAYLTGQGTRKNSSLAFKWFLKAAVADDSRGQTYLGMCYHDGIGVDTDLEEAVHWYRLAAAQDEPFAQYCLGLSYLDGDGVKPNKTTARKWITKAAQNGDPLAQKELDHLT; encoded by the coding sequence ATGGCTAAAAAAAACAACGACCGAAAGATCGAATCGCTCAAAAAAACCGCCGACCATGGCAATATGTACGCTCAGTACGAGCTCGCAAACGCATACTTCTTCGGCAGGGGGGCACCCCAGGACCACGAAACAGCCCTCAAGTACTACCGCCTCGCCGCAAAACAGAACCTCCCCGAGGCCCAGTACATGGTCGGCCACTGCTATTACCACGGACTCGGCACACGCAAAAGCTACAAAACCGCCCTCAACTGGTTCGAAAAAGCTGCCGGCCGGGGCAACCCCCAGGCACACGGCTACATCGGCGAAGCATACAAATACGGCAACGGCGTCCCGCAGGACCGCGCAAAGGCTCTACCGCATTTCAAGGTTGCAGCAAAAGCCGGCGACTCCATCGCACAGGTCGACCTCGCCTATTCGCTCTGGGAGGGCATCGGCACACGCAAAAACCGTCCCCAGTCCATAAATTGGTACCGCCAGGCCGCCCACCAGAACAACGAACGCGGCCAGTTCAACCTCGGCCTCTGCTATCTCTTTGGCGAAGGCGTCCGCAAGGACATCAAAACCGCCTTCAAATGGTTCCACCTCGCCGCCGAAAACGGCCATCCCCGCTCGATGTTCTGGGTCGGCCACGCATACCTCACCGGCCAGGGAACCCGCAAAAACTCCTCGCTCGCCTTCAAGTGGTTCCTCAAAGCCGCCGTCGCCGACGACTCACGCGGCCAGACCTACCTCGGCATGTGCTATCACGACGGCATCGGCGTAGACACCGACCTCGAAGAAGCCGTCCACTGGTATCGTCTCGCCGCCGCCCAGGACGAACCCTTCGCCCAGTACTGCCTAGGCCTCTCCTACCTCGACGGCGACGGCGTAAAACCCAACAAAACCACCGCACGCAAATGGATAACCAAGGCCGCCCAAAACGGCGACCCCCTAGCCCAAAAAGAACTGGATCATCTAACATAA
- the dapF gene encoding diaminopimelate epimerase — translation MKFTKMHGLGNDYVYVNCFEEKVENPEEVAVKISDRHFGVGADGLILICPSDVADVRMRMFNSDGSEAQMCGNGIRCVAKYTFDHGLARGDSEFSVPGQETFKNSLRVETGRGILKLGLAVGDDGKVEKVCVNMGQPILKGEDIPVALNLDEVIEEPIEVEGDVLRMTCVGMGNPHAVFFVDEGVNSIVLPKIGPKVENHDLFPERVNGHWVEVHAPDEFTMVTWERGSGITMACGTGACACGVAGVLTGKTERVTKAHLPGGDLELNWCEEDNCVYMTGPATEVFTGEWPE, via the coding sequence ATGAAATTTACGAAAATGCATGGTCTTGGTAATGACTATGTCTATGTGAACTGTTTTGAAGAGAAGGTCGAGAACCCGGAAGAGGTGGCTGTGAAGATCAGCGACCGGCATTTCGGCGTCGGGGCGGACGGGCTGATCCTGATATGCCCGAGTGATGTTGCGGACGTGCGGATGCGGATGTTCAACTCGGACGGTTCGGAAGCACAGATGTGCGGCAACGGCATTCGCTGTGTTGCGAAGTACACTTTCGATCATGGGCTGGCTAGGGGCGACAGCGAGTTTTCGGTGCCGGGCCAGGAAACGTTCAAGAATTCTCTGCGTGTGGAAACTGGCAGAGGAATCCTAAAGCTGGGTCTGGCAGTAGGCGATGACGGCAAGGTCGAGAAGGTTTGCGTTAATATGGGTCAGCCGATACTCAAGGGTGAGGATATCCCGGTTGCGCTGAACCTGGACGAGGTGATCGAAGAGCCGATCGAGGTCGAGGGCGATGTATTGCGGATGACGTGTGTGGGGATGGGTAATCCGCATGCGGTATTCTTCGTTGACGAAGGCGTGAACAGTATCGTTCTTCCTAAGATCGGGCCTAAGGTCGAGAATCATGATCTGTTCCCGGAGAGAGTGAACGGGCACTGGGTCGAGGTGCATGCTCCGGATGAGTTTACGATGGTCACGTGGGAACGCGGCAGCGGGATCACGATGGCATGCGGCACGGGTGCATGTGCGTGCGGCGTTGCGGGCGTTTTGACGGGTAAGACCGAGCGTGTTACGAAGGCGCATCTGCCGGGCGGGGATCTGGAGCTGAACTGGTGCGAGGAAGATAATTGTGTGTATATGACGGGTCCTGCGACGGAAGTATTCACGGGTGAATGGCCGGAGTAG
- a CDS encoding FliA/WhiG family RNA polymerase sigma factor: MKTAQAQDIGQIWQSFFETHDEQYRNLLMENYLRIVKYTADRIYAKLPDKVEVDDLVSAGIFGLMDAIDAFDPERGVKFETYCTPRIRGAILDELRSMDWVPRLVRARAHQLEGALSTLEAHLGRMPTETEIANELQLDMTEFKRLQRDAYATGVVSLSTNFSDSEGDKDVREIDVIKDKKSSDPLVEAQKRDLKNLLTKGLTRAERLIIILYYYEEMTMKEIGATLDLSESRVSQMHSSIIARLKAQMNTRKKEFSVAK; the protein is encoded by the coding sequence ATGAAAACAGCTCAAGCCCAAGACATCGGCCAGATTTGGCAGAGCTTCTTTGAAACGCATGACGAACAATATCGCAACCTCCTGATGGAAAACTATCTGCGGATAGTGAAGTATACAGCGGACAGGATCTATGCGAAGCTGCCGGACAAGGTTGAGGTTGATGACCTTGTCAGTGCGGGCATATTCGGATTGATGGATGCGATAGATGCATTCGATCCTGAGCGAGGGGTTAAGTTCGAGACATATTGCACTCCAAGAATACGCGGGGCGATCCTCGATGAGCTTAGAAGCATGGACTGGGTGCCGAGACTTGTTCGGGCGAGGGCGCATCAGTTGGAAGGCGCATTGAGTACGCTGGAAGCCCACCTGGGACGCATGCCTACCGAGACGGAGATCGCGAACGAACTGCAGCTTGACATGACGGAATTCAAGAGACTGCAGCGAGATGCTTATGCGACGGGAGTCGTTTCTTTGAGCACGAACTTTTCGGATTCCGAGGGTGACAAGGACGTCCGCGAGATTGACGTGATCAAGGACAAGAAGAGTTCGGATCCGCTGGTCGAGGCGCAGAAGCGGGATCTTAAGAATCTGCTGACTAAAGGGCTTACGCGTGCCGAGCGGCTGATCATCATTCTTTATTACTATGAAGAGATGACGATGAAGGAAATCGGCGCGACTCTGGATCTGAGTGAGTCACGTGTGAGCCAGATGCATTCTTCGATCATCGCAAGGCTGAAGGCGCAGATGAACACACGCAAGAAAGAGTTTTCCGTAGCGAAATGA
- a CDS encoding MinD/ParA family protein produces the protein MTDENTKKLEEVMSEQSVRGKVLAVTSGKGGVGKTNIVANLSICLAVSGKKVVAMDADLGLGNLDVVMDISCKSNLGHVISGQKSLEEIIQVGPGGVDVICGGSGIEELANLNKFQRQRLLEELDGIQKNSDLIIIDNGAGISSSVVSFCLAADHTLVVTTPEPSAMTDAYAMIKVLAAHDYDGRISLVVNMARSVSEGKRVYRQISDVAMRFLDIPVYEAGVLCRTDKLVSAVRKRKPVVLAYPRSGITSSIGAMAARLSRGAAVKTKEGFFKRVANLFS, from the coding sequence TTGACGGATGAGAATACGAAAAAACTGGAAGAGGTAATGTCCGAGCAAAGCGTCAGAGGAAAAGTTCTCGCGGTAACCAGCGGCAAAGGCGGTGTCGGTAAGACCAATATCGTCGCAAATCTGTCGATCTGCCTGGCAGTGTCGGGTAAGAAGGTTGTCGCGATGGATGCTGATCTGGGGCTTGGCAATCTGGATGTGGTGATGGACATTAGCTGCAAGAGCAACCTGGGACACGTCATAAGCGGGCAGAAGAGCCTGGAAGAGATCATCCAGGTTGGGCCCGGCGGCGTTGATGTGATCTGCGGCGGGTCGGGCATCGAGGAGCTGGCGAATCTCAATAAGTTCCAGAGGCAGAGGCTGCTGGAGGAGCTGGACGGGATCCAGAAGAATTCAGATCTGATCATCATCGACAACGGAGCCGGGATAAGCAGCTCGGTAGTGAGTTTCTGCCTGGCGGCGGATCATACGCTGGTTGTAACTACGCCGGAGCCGTCTGCGATGACGGACGCATATGCGATGATAAAGGTACTTGCGGCACACGATTATGATGGACGTATCAGCCTGGTAGTTAATATGGCGAGGTCAGTGAGTGAAGGTAAGCGGGTTTACCGGCAGATATCCGACGTTGCCATGCGTTTCCTGGATATACCTGTTTATGAAGCAGGTGTTCTGTGCAGGACGGACAAGCTGGTCTCAGCGGTCAGGAAGCGAAAGCCGGTTGTGCTGGCTTACCCGAGGTCAGGCATTACGTCATCGATAGGCGCCATGGCGGCAAGGTTGTCGCGAGGCGCAGCGGTAAAAACCAAGGAAGGTTTTTTCAAACGAGTAGCGAATTTATTCAGCTAA
- a CDS encoding MerR family transcriptional regulator, whose amino-acid sequence MAENFETPAKRYRIGEVVRHTPFTRQTIHNYTTMGLIQECGWTEGGHRLYDESVFERLKLIMDLRKTKTLSEIKTILLSSGNDS is encoded by the coding sequence ATGGCTGAGAATTTTGAAACTCCTGCAAAGCGGTATCGCATAGGAGAGGTTGTACGGCATACCCCCTTTACCCGGCAAACTATACACAATTACACAACGATGGGGCTTATCCAGGAATGCGGATGGACCGAGGGAGGACACAGGCTTTATGACGAGAGCGTTTTTGAGCGTCTGAAGCTGATCATGGACCTGCGTAAGACCAAGACCCTTTCGGAGATCAAGACTATCTTACTTTCTTCTGGGAATGATTCTTAA
- a CDS encoding sensor domain-containing diguanylate cyclase encodes MEDNRPKQNSHDPLKCSGQVCRLESITPLARKLNCLDMKQIADICVTDMPKLVGARLASLYILDDTSDILHLEKNNHPFLINNIVSLNQKPPSPMVAAVRSKNLILVGDIDDIKKPSSNKISRAFSKNYNTKSCIIAPLICQNRVVGVLNLSDKADGGTFGRADVAAIELFRQLIGASIGNVKLFEKSQRLAQTDGLTGMYNHRTFYETLEAELRRAERYGGQISIIMADIDNLKPINDNYGHRAGDLAISQIARRIRACIRQIDIPARYGGDEFAVILPNTTLSDAERVANRIVSMVKGTPMYWEQNEIPLSISVGVGQYNSRSAPGDVTKATDQAMYAAKQAGKGTVKVFETQSVL; translated from the coding sequence ATGGAAGATAATAGACCAAAGCAAAACAGCCATGATCCGCTCAAATGTTCGGGCCAGGTCTGCAGGCTGGAATCGATCACGCCGCTGGCCAGAAAACTGAATTGCCTGGACATGAAGCAGATCGCCGACATCTGCGTCACCGACATGCCCAAACTGGTAGGGGCCAGGCTCGCATCACTGTACATACTGGACGATACGAGCGATATTTTGCACCTAGAAAAAAACAACCATCCGTTCCTTATAAACAACATTGTGTCACTGAACCAGAAACCGCCTTCACCGATGGTGGCGGCGGTTCGCAGCAAGAATCTGATACTGGTGGGCGACATCGACGACATCAAAAAGCCATCCAGCAACAAGATATCTCGTGCATTTTCCAAAAATTACAATACCAAAAGCTGCATAATCGCGCCGCTTATCTGTCAGAACAGGGTGGTCGGCGTGCTGAATCTCAGCGACAAGGCCGACGGCGGAACGTTCGGCAGGGCGGATGTGGCGGCAATAGAGCTGTTCAGGCAGCTTATCGGCGCATCGATAGGCAATGTAAAGCTGTTTGAGAAATCACAGCGGCTCGCGCAGACCGATGGTTTGACGGGAATGTATAATCACAGAACATTCTATGAAACGCTGGAGGCGGAACTGCGGCGTGCGGAGCGGTACGGCGGGCAGATATCGATCATAATGGCGGATATTGACAACTTAAAGCCCATAAATGACAATTACGGGCACAGAGCGGGGGATCTGGCGATCAGTCAGATCGCAAGACGGATAAGAGCGTGCATCAGGCAGATCGACATACCGGCCAGGTACGGGGGTGACGAATTCGCGGTAATACTGCCCAATACTACACTTAGCGATGCTGAAAGAGTGGCGAACCGCATCGTGAGTATGGTAAAAGGGACACCGATGTACTGGGAACAGAACGAAATACCGCTTTCTATAAGTGTAGGAGTGGGGCAGTACAATTCCCGGAGTGCTCCGGGGGATGTTACAAAGGCGACCGATCAGGCGATGTATGCGGCGAAACAGGCGGGTAAAGGCACGGTAAAGGTGTTTGAGACGCAGTCCGTGCTATAG
- a CDS encoding replication-associated recombination protein A, with protein sequence MAKDSKNSLFESAEREKIQQNAPLAVRMRPRDLDEFAGQQHFIGPGKLLRRMLDAGRLTSVIFYGPPGVGKTSLARLIATLTEAKFHYISAPAASVKDIREIIDTAKSRLMSSGPRTLLFIDEIHRFNRAQQDVLLDDVENGVVTLIGATTENPFFSVNSPLISRSTIFNFEPLDQSDIITLLRRAICDPERGFGKLDIDADDDALEYLALMCDGDARRALTALEVAILSQQKTGGRGQKIRLDLTIAQESIQKKSIRYDSDTHYDLASALQKSMRGSDPDATTYWLARMIAGGEDPRFIARRIAVCASEDVGNADPMAVVVAASAVQIAELVGMPEAQLALSQAAIYVACAPKSNASASAIWQAVSDVKAGRTIPVPAHLKDAHYKGAKKMGYGTGYKYPHKSPTGFVPQDYLGEELGKHYYEPKEVGREKTVKQHLQKLRKYLK encoded by the coding sequence ATGGCAAAGGACTCCAAAAACTCACTATTCGAGAGTGCTGAACGCGAGAAAATCCAGCAGAATGCTCCGCTTGCGGTGCGGATGCGGCCGAGGGATCTGGATGAATTCGCGGGGCAGCAGCATTTTATTGGCCCGGGCAAGCTGCTGCGCAGGATGCTGGATGCGGGCAGGCTGACCAGCGTGATATTTTACGGTCCGCCGGGTGTGGGCAAGACAAGTCTTGCCAGGCTGATCGCTACACTCACTGAGGCGAAGTTCCATTATATTTCCGCGCCTGCAGCGTCGGTGAAGGATATACGGGAGATTATCGACACGGCGAAATCGAGGTTGATGTCCTCGGGGCCGAGGACGCTGCTGTTTATTGACGAAATCCACCGTTTTAACCGTGCGCAGCAGGACGTGCTGCTGGATGATGTGGAGAACGGGGTGGTGACTTTGATAGGCGCGACGACGGAAAATCCTTTTTTTTCTGTAAATTCGCCGTTGATCAGCCGGAGTACGATCTTTAATTTCGAACCTTTGGACCAGTCGGACATTATAACACTGTTGCGACGTGCGATCTGTGACCCTGAACGCGGATTCGGCAAGCTGGACATCGATGCGGATGATGATGCATTGGAATACCTGGCTCTGATGTGCGACGGCGATGCGAGAAGGGCGCTTACAGCTTTGGAAGTGGCGATACTTTCACAGCAGAAAACGGGCGGGAGGGGGCAGAAAATACGCCTGGATCTGACAATAGCTCAAGAATCCATTCAAAAAAAGTCGATTCGTTATGATAGCGACACGCATTATGACCTTGCGTCTGCGCTGCAGAAGTCGATGCGGGGTTCGGACCCTGATGCGACGACTTACTGGCTGGCGAGGATGATAGCAGGGGGCGAGGACCCCCGATTTATCGCAAGGCGTATAGCGGTTTGTGCATCTGAGGACGTTGGCAATGCGGATCCGATGGCTGTGGTGGTAGCAGCCTCGGCGGTGCAGATAGCGGAGCTGGTCGGTATGCCGGAGGCGCAGTTGGCCTTGTCGCAGGCGGCTATCTATGTTGCGTGTGCTCCGAAATCGAATGCTTCTGCGAGTGCTATCTGGCAGGCAGTGTCGGATGTGAAGGCAGGCAGGACGATACCTGTGCCCGCACATTTGAAGGATGCTCATTACAAGGGTGCCAAAAAGATGGGATACGGAACCGGATACAAATATCCGCACAAGAGCCCGACGGGGTTTGTTCCGCAGGACTATCTTGGTGAGGAGCTTGGGAAGCATTACTATGAACCGAAGGAAGTCGGCAGGGAAAAAACGGTTAAGCAACATTTGCAAAAGCTCAGAAAGTATCTAAAATAA
- a CDS encoding 5-formyltetrahydrofolate cyclo-ligase translates to MDKNQLRMQIKRAMLDMDDQKRAQLSKKACQNLINTDDFKKAAVIMVYLSLPHEVDTTFIILQAWQQNKTVAVPKVSWQQRHMIPVEINSLESGLSVERHGLRNPSTGLPMPLEDIDLVVTPALAFDRHGHRLGRGGSYFDRFFQSPRLKAKKCGLAFSGQLLDEVPQDEHDVPVDCIVTDEGVIDCSSLTEE, encoded by the coding sequence ATGGACAAGAATCAACTGCGTATGCAGATCAAAAGAGCCATGCTGGACATGGACGATCAAAAGCGGGCACAGCTCAGCAAGAAGGCATGCCAGAACCTCATAAACACGGACGACTTCAAAAAAGCTGCGGTAATAATGGTATATCTGTCGCTTCCGCATGAGGTTGACACGACATTTATCATCTTGCAAGCGTGGCAGCAGAATAAGACGGTTGCGGTTCCGAAGGTTTCGTGGCAGCAGAGGCACATGATACCAGTGGAGATAAATTCTCTGGAGAGCGGTCTGTCGGTGGAAAGGCATGGTCTGAGGAATCCGAGTACGGGTTTGCCGATGCCTCTGGAGGATATAGACCTTGTAGTTACGCCTGCTTTGGCTTTCGATCGACATGGACACAGACTGGGCAGGGGAGGCTCATATTTTGATCGCTTTTTCCAGTCACCAAGACTGAAGGCTAAGAAATGCGGACTGGCATTTTCCGGTCAATTGCTGGATGAGGTGCCGCAGGATGAACATGATGTACCAGTCGACTGTATAGTCACCGACGAAGGTGTCATTGATTGCAGTTCACTCACGGAGGAATAA
- a CDS encoding L,D-transpeptidase family protein codes for MARRRRKYPKYRSRYSSYGRRAAQRKQRRLMVLGVLVIAAVFLFFKFRGDDEQPEVVGVDDSIINDINPDFGEDTSSANTSAESSNKPSPEPASDPVSETQTKPEVVTQPKVEAPKPEPVEVVEKKETVKDKVASEPAAKELTAKAVQDMRAGKTIAARDKLNEVLDMKLSDSDREKVKAALADLAERWLFSPEVLPGDELSEYYLVQRGDYLSEIGKRYKVPYQLIMKINGIPSANRLRAGQKIKVVKGPFNVAIFKSDFTMDLYLQRTYVKSYEVGLGSMEHETPSGKWRVEPNDKLKRPNWTDPDTGETFIASDPEYPIGERWIGIEGIEDKTRDKTGFAIHGTNEPESIGKRASRGCIRLKNTDVIEVYNMLYTGDSLVYIYD; via the coding sequence TTGGCCCGAAGACGACGCAAATATCCAAAATACAGAAGCCGTTACAGCAGCTACGGGCGGCGTGCGGCCCAGCGGAAGCAGCGAAGGTTAATGGTTCTCGGTGTGCTTGTAATCGCCGCGGTTTTTCTTTTCTTCAAGTTCAGGGGCGATGATGAGCAGCCGGAAGTTGTTGGTGTGGATGACAGTATCATAAATGACATCAATCCTGATTTTGGTGAAGATACATCGTCTGCGAATACGTCTGCTGAATCTTCCAACAAGCCAAGTCCGGAGCCTGCATCTGATCCGGTTTCTGAAACGCAGACGAAACCTGAGGTTGTTACACAGCCTAAAGTCGAAGCTCCAAAACCGGAGCCGGTTGAAGTTGTTGAAAAGAAAGAAACGGTAAAGGACAAGGTCGCCAGTGAGCCTGCAGCGAAGGAACTGACGGCGAAGGCGGTTCAGGACATGAGAGCGGGTAAGACGATAGCTGCCCGTGATAAGCTCAACGAGGTCCTGGACATGAAGCTGAGTGATAGCGACAGGGAGAAGGTCAAGGCGGCGCTTGCGGATCTTGCGGAGAGGTGGCTGTTCAGTCCAGAGGTTCTTCCGGGGGACGAATTGAGCGAGTACTATCTGGTGCAGCGGGGCGATTATCTTTCGGAGATCGGCAAACGTTACAAGGTTCCTTATCAGTTGATCATGAAGATCAACGGCATACCCAGTGCCAACCGTCTGCGTGCGGGGCAGAAGATCAAGGTGGTCAAGGGGCCTTTCAACGTTGCGATATTCAAGTCCGACTTTACGATGGATCTTTATCTGCAGCGGACCTACGTGAAATCTTACGAGGTCGGTCTGGGCAGCATGGAACACGAAACGCCATCGGGCAAATGGCGCGTGGAGCCGAACGACAAGCTAAAGCGTCCGAACTGGACAGATCCTGATACGGGAGAGACGTTTATCGCGTCCGATCCTGAATATCCGATCGGCGAACGATGGATCGGTATCGAGGGGATCGAGGACAAGACCCGGGACAAGACAGGTTTTGCAATACACGGTACGAACGAGCCTGAGAGTATCGGCAAGCGAGCGTCGCGGGGATGCATCCGGTTGAAGAATACCGATGTGATCGAAGTTTACAATATGCTTTATACAGGTGATTCGCTTGTCTACATATACGACTGA
- a CDS encoding vWA domain-containing protein has product MDQRKENILASMYSPARPSRRWAWAVSIALHLCLFGVFAAINLHDANGQSERVGVSKANIKAIQENSLTVPKPNIKPPSTTAAKQALRPDAAEKPAFLRSPQEDRPEPAVQTLATPAIAQPRTEFFGSRTSQRKICYVVDCSGSMLGFFSRVRDQLAASINSLKPDQYFYVIFFHGDELIESGDGRFKRASRSAKAEAIDFVRSIRPGGATNAERALRRAMLIRDHSGNPAQQIYFLTDGFDFASPDPDVVSTFTRDILEKVRLLAPRVRISTIGFWVEPADEEVLRSLARLTQGDFVNLGEE; this is encoded by the coding sequence ATGGATCAGCGTAAAGAGAACATATTAGCGTCCATGTACAGCCCGGCCCGTCCGTCAAGAAGATGGGCCTGGGCTGTTTCTATTGCGCTTCATCTGTGCCTGTTCGGAGTGTTTGCGGCGATAAATCTGCATGATGCGAACGGGCAGTCGGAGCGGGTGGGGGTAAGCAAGGCGAATATAAAAGCTATCCAGGAGAACTCGCTTACGGTTCCCAAGCCGAACATCAAGCCGCCGAGTACTACAGCAGCCAAGCAGGCTTTGCGGCCGGATGCAGCAGAGAAACCCGCATTTTTGAGATCGCCGCAGGAGGACAGGCCCGAGCCTGCTGTGCAAACACTTGCGACGCCTGCAATCGCGCAACCGCGGACGGAGTTTTTCGGCAGCCGGACATCTCAGCGAAAGATATGTTATGTGGTGGACTGTTCGGGTTCGATGCTTGGTTTTTTCTCGCGTGTGCGGGATCAGTTGGCAGCTTCGATCAATTCGCTGAAGCCGGACCAGTATTTCTATGTCATCTTTTTTCATGGCGATGAGCTTATCGAGAGCGGTGATGGACGCTTCAAACGGGCGAGCAGGTCAGCTAAGGCTGAGGCGATCGATTTCGTGAGGTCCATACGGCCGGGCGGTGCTACGAATGCCGAGAGGGCGCTTCGCAGGGCCATGCTGATCCGTGATCATTCGGGCAATCCAGCCCAGCAGATATATTTTCTGACCGACGGTTTTGATTTTGCCTCGCCTGATCCTGACGTTGTTTCGACGTTCACTAGGGACATACTTGAAAAGGTTCGACTGCTTGCGCCGCGTGTGCGGATCAGTACTATCGGCTTCTGGGTCGAGCCGGCGGATGAAGAGGTGCTGCGTTCTCTGGCTCGTCTGACGCAGGGCGACTTTGTGAATCTGGGTGAGGAATGA